One part of the Phaenicophaeus curvirostris isolate KB17595 chromosome 2, BPBGC_Pcur_1.0, whole genome shotgun sequence genome encodes these proteins:
- the COX7A2L gene encoding cytochrome c oxidase subunit 7A-related protein, mitochondrial has translation MYYKFNGFTQRLVGAAASAAYNPQGLKPIVSTESPALIFGTTTKLASDLPATDSFLGKNKVPDLQKLFQKPDGVPVHLKRGLPDKLLYRTTMALTIGGTIYCLVALYMASQPRNQK, from the exons ATGTACTACAAGTTCAACGGCTTCACGCAGAGGCTGGTCGGGGCGGCCGCTTCCGCCGCCTACAACCCCCAG GGACTCAAACCAATAGTTTCCACTGAATCCCCAGCTCTGATTTTTGGGACAACAACTAAACTTGCTTCAGATTTACCAGCAACTGATTCTTTCTTGGGTAAAAACAAGGTGCCAGACCTACAGAAACTTTTTCAG AAACCAGATGGAGTACCAGTACACCTGAAACGAGGACTTCCAGATAAGCTGCTTTATCGGACCACTATGGCTTTAACAATAGGCGGGACTATCTACTGTCTAGTAGCACTGTACATGGCCTCACAACCAAGAAACCAAAAGTAA